In Hydrogenovibrio thermophilus, the following are encoded in one genomic region:
- a CDS encoding BatD family protein, whose amino-acid sequence MVNLWRRFGVLIGFGLFLPGLVLADSRMYPEEVVLGNPVTWIISGEQVENDFEQLDLSVLKQHFVIHDIEGGSSRLRLRLYPYEAGVFQLPAMHHGGLHVKPITIHVQENPEVSVTWQAPQKQAYPDEVLYWRADVSAKGENIPIRVLATENDPNQVYQWLGTAEPKADHTLFENHVRLISAVRFLKPGAYSLPSPGVRVDSSAYRHELFFAPPQAVQVRPMPSYLPAVLPVGQVSLSADFNPFWVVTGDLYHWVWHLNGQNVTDEQLPNLASQLTDTDGFEWLMPTVERTQAVTESGLMSRAEIDQPFRILEYGWVRLPALRVTYFNPQSGRLEDVVFPAQSMVALPGAVIVFGQFLLALLALVSLRVIWLGLREAFLKWRLLAGLKQADSVLQVWQSVDAWSRRQLSHRQNGQAWPVPVISKDVSGSRQPSLGSWLQVFESEYGDNAQARTLVDRLNEQLYSERHPAVKLAALDWAKSLPLFKVSFSRLRRF is encoded by the coding sequence ATGGTAAACCTTTGGCGGCGTTTTGGGGTTCTCATCGGGTTCGGGTTATTTTTACCAGGCCTGGTGTTGGCGGACAGCCGTATGTACCCCGAAGAAGTGGTGCTTGGGAATCCGGTGACCTGGATTATCAGTGGCGAGCAGGTAGAAAACGATTTCGAACAGCTTGATTTAAGCGTGTTGAAACAACATTTTGTCATTCATGATATTGAAGGGGGCTCCAGCCGCTTACGCCTTCGACTCTACCCATATGAAGCCGGGGTGTTTCAATTACCGGCCATGCATCATGGCGGGCTCCACGTGAAACCCATCACCATTCATGTGCAGGAAAACCCGGAAGTTTCCGTTACTTGGCAGGCACCACAAAAACAGGCCTATCCGGACGAAGTGCTGTATTGGCGCGCCGATGTTTCGGCCAAAGGGGAGAATATTCCGATCCGTGTTTTAGCGACGGAGAATGACCCGAATCAGGTGTATCAATGGCTGGGGACGGCGGAGCCGAAGGCCGACCACACCTTGTTTGAAAACCATGTGCGTTTAATTTCCGCGGTGCGTTTTCTGAAACCGGGCGCCTATTCCTTGCCGTCACCGGGGGTGCGAGTGGATTCATCGGCATATCGTCATGAATTGTTCTTTGCGCCGCCACAAGCGGTTCAAGTAAGGCCGATGCCCTCCTATTTACCGGCTGTGTTGCCGGTTGGTCAGGTCTCGTTAAGCGCCGATTTCAACCCATTTTGGGTGGTGACAGGGGATTTGTACCACTGGGTTTGGCACTTGAACGGTCAGAATGTCACCGACGAGCAATTGCCGAATCTGGCCTCGCAATTGACCGATACCGACGGGTTTGAATGGTTGATGCCGACGGTGGAGCGGACTCAGGCGGTGACCGAGTCCGGTTTGATGAGCCGGGCGGAAATCGACCAGCCATTTCGGATTTTGGAATACGGCTGGGTGCGTTTGCCGGCGTTGCGTGTGACCTATTTCAATCCGCAAAGCGGTCGTTTGGAGGATGTGGTTTTCCCGGCGCAGTCGATGGTGGCCTTGCCGGGCGCGGTGATCGTGTTCGGGCAATTCTTATTGGCGCTCTTGGCCCTTGTGAGCTTAAGAGTGATTTGGTTGGGGCTGCGGGAAGCGTTTTTGAAGTGGCGTTTGCTGGCCGGTTTGAAGCAAGCCGATAGTGTGCTTCAGGTTTGGCAATCTGTGGATGCTTGGTCGCGTCGCCAGCTGAGTCATCGACAAAATGGCCAGGCCTGGCCGGTTCCGGTTATATCAAAAGACGTTTCCGGTTCGCGGCAACCGAGCCTGGGAAGCTGGTTGCAAGTGTTTGAATCCGAGTACGGTGACAATGCACAGGCGCGGACGCTGGTGGACAGATTGAACGAACAGTTGTATTCAGAACGCCATCCGGCGGTGAAGTTGGCGGCCCTGGACTGGGCCAAGTCGTTACCGCTGTTTAAAGTATCGTTCAGTCGTTTGCGCCGTTTTTGA
- a CDS encoding vWA domain-containing protein yields the protein MDAWLQWEWRDATTLWFLLAPLVWGLVSTWLRRRQTAQYAESHLLPWVKVTPEALLAEAAQVEQTTQRRKLARPGRFVRGLWRFVAGLFQPKWLLSLAWMCLIIALAGPRTLVPSPQESTRAGVDILVALDTSRSMLVQDVAPNRFLQARALVESLANRLEPDDRLGLMVFAGRPHLVAPLSFDRALFEHYLNLVRPGILPTRGSDEEAAVAFGLEHLQQTAGPAKVLLMFTNGQPAPESLEAVSERLKAAVASVKESQTQVVLVGVGRETPSPIPSMNHPSGTVYVHGRQVRSQLESAELSKLAAQLGGDYVTANRSGDFLEQLLNLVAQQAEKRTFQASQPVWQDHAEGFLWAAFFALLWSFFPVKRRFVDQRFSAKSSSKANLTVGLAVVGVALMSGLQPKPVWADTQVGTAQKAYEAFQSQDYDTAQETYNELSTYQGLFGAGAAAYRNKDFESSVAYFRDAAVLGLTDSERAQALFNLGNSYYQAGLLPQAIEAYEQALVYQSDYDKAKHNLALAKRQRQRQSGQQQNEEQGDGQGEGTTSRDADGAFYGGQRPNPDEVGEGASGDAPEGEKDGREFILPDQPEGTDFSLESGSQMQLNDTANAILDQQQRVRRIEQFEHDMQKVDDNQSLLLKNLFEREEGFQASQDEPHPLPGVKPW from the coding sequence ATGGATGCCTGGTTGCAATGGGAGTGGCGCGACGCGACGACGCTGTGGTTTTTATTGGCGCCATTGGTGTGGGGACTGGTTTCGACTTGGTTGCGACGCCGCCAAACCGCGCAATACGCCGAAAGCCATTTACTGCCTTGGGTGAAGGTCACGCCGGAGGCGTTATTGGCCGAAGCGGCACAGGTGGAACAGACCACACAAAGACGCAAACTGGCCAGGCCTGGGCGTTTTGTGCGCGGCCTGTGGCGATTTGTAGCTGGGTTATTCCAACCGAAATGGTTGCTGTCGTTGGCGTGGATGTGTTTGATTATCGCCTTGGCGGGGCCGCGCACCTTGGTGCCGTCGCCACAGGAATCGACGCGCGCCGGTGTCGATATTCTGGTGGCGTTGGACACTTCGCGTTCCATGCTGGTTCAAGATGTGGCGCCGAACCGTTTCTTGCAAGCCCGTGCCTTGGTGGAGTCGTTGGCCAATCGTTTGGAACCGGATGACCGTTTGGGACTGATGGTGTTTGCCGGTCGGCCGCATTTGGTGGCGCCTTTGTCATTTGACCGAGCCTTGTTCGAGCATTATCTGAACTTGGTGCGTCCCGGCATTTTGCCGACGCGCGGTTCCGATGAAGAAGCTGCCGTGGCGTTTGGTTTGGAACACCTCCAACAGACAGCCGGCCCCGCCAAGGTGCTGTTGATGTTTACCAATGGTCAGCCGGCTCCGGAGTCGCTGGAAGCGGTTTCCGAGCGATTGAAAGCGGCGGTGGCTTCGGTCAAGGAAAGTCAAACCCAGGTGGTGTTGGTTGGTGTCGGACGTGAAACCCCCAGCCCGATACCGTCAATGAATCACCCCAGTGGCACCGTGTATGTGCATGGTCGTCAGGTGCGTTCCCAGCTGGAAAGCGCGGAATTGAGCAAACTGGCAGCGCAGTTGGGCGGGGATTATGTGACGGCGAACCGTTCCGGTGATTTTTTGGAACAACTGTTGAATTTGGTGGCACAACAGGCGGAAAAACGTACTTTCCAAGCCTCTCAGCCGGTGTGGCAGGATCATGCGGAAGGCTTTCTTTGGGCGGCGTTTTTCGCGTTATTGTGGAGTTTTTTCCCGGTCAAACGACGTTTTGTCGATCAACGCTTTTCAGCAAAAAGCAGCTCGAAAGCCAACCTAACGGTTGGGCTGGCGGTGGTTGGCGTCGCTTTGATGAGCGGGCTTCAACCGAAGCCGGTGTGGGCGGACACTCAGGTGGGCACCGCTCAAAAGGCGTATGAGGCGTTTCAATCACAGGATTACGATACGGCTCAGGAAACTTATAACGAATTATCGACGTATCAAGGCCTGTTCGGCGCCGGTGCGGCTGCTTACCGCAATAAAGACTTCGAATCTTCGGTGGCGTATTTTCGTGACGCCGCGGTGTTGGGGTTAACCGATTCCGAACGGGCTCAAGCCTTGTTCAATTTGGGGAACAGTTATTATCAGGCCGGTCTATTGCCACAGGCGATTGAAGCCTATGAACAGGCGTTGGTGTATCAGTCGGATTACGATAAAGCCAAACATAATTTAGCCTTGGCAAAGCGTCAACGACAACGGCAAAGTGGCCAGCAACAAAATGAAGAACAAGGCGACGGTCAGGGCGAAGGCACCACCAGCCGCGATGCCGATGGCGCGTTTTACGGCGGACAGCGCCCGAACCCGGATGAAGTGGGCGAAGGGGCGTCCGGTGACGCGCCGGAAGGCGAAAAGGATGGTCGGGAATTCATTTTGCCGGATCAGCCGGAAGGCACGGATTTTTCATTGGAGTCAGGGTCTCAAATGCAATTGAACGACACCGCCAATGCGATTTTGGACCAGCAACAGCGGGTGCGCCGTATTGAACAATTTGAGCACGATATGCAGAAAGTGGACGATAATCAGTCGTTATTATTGAAAAACCTGTTTGAGCGAGAGGAAGGCTTCCAGGCCTCGCAGGACGAACCGCATCCATTGCCGGGGGTGAAACCATGGTAA
- the trxC gene encoding thioredoxin TrxC, whose protein sequence is MIIMCPHCGGLNRIPDEKLSESPNCGKCKQPVFTGQPVEMTGQQFLRALQKTDQPLVVDFWAPWCGPCKMFAPTFSQAAAQLEPHARLVKINTENEQQVAAQFNIRSIPTLAIFENGQEVTRQSGAMDLGSFVNWVKSAL, encoded by the coding sequence ATGATTATCATGTGCCCACACTGCGGCGGACTTAACCGCATTCCAGACGAAAAACTCTCTGAATCGCCCAATTGCGGAAAATGCAAACAACCCGTCTTCACTGGCCAACCGGTGGAAATGACCGGCCAGCAATTCCTGCGCGCTTTGCAAAAAACCGACCAACCGTTGGTGGTCGATTTCTGGGCGCCCTGGTGCGGCCCGTGCAAAATGTTCGCACCCACCTTTTCTCAGGCTGCGGCCCAATTGGAACCCCATGCCCGCTTGGTGAAAATCAATACCGAAAATGAACAACAGGTGGCCGCTCAGTTCAATATTCGTTCCATCCCGACCTTGGCCATTTTTGAAAATGGCCAGGAAGTCACCCGCCAATCCGGTGCGATGGATTTGGGAAGTTTTGTGAATTGGGTCAAAAGTGCTCTATAA